Proteins encoded within one genomic window of Saccharopolyspora pogona:
- a CDS encoding WXG100-like domain-containing protein, translated as MFSSITVPEGVRRLFQVLTGEDMTDADEGALFAVADALESGAVEVEAIEGFLRELVGKVRTEFSGKAADRFAGGLEGFDGLLSAGGGVLRELAVFVRDLARQVRYLKLVTIYGLELLLVEMAWAVAMAGATGGASMAWLAARFAVMRMLLSRWWGQLFMRLAMAAAGGVGFNVLPDVQAQLQMLGEKSNDKWDGKLSEQAAGMGAFSALVSLPMSALGGLVGNALTKVLVRALGDEVDQAILEAAVRRAVAEHAELYPVSAMARFADAVSKSLDDYAGMSVLAMWAARFAEELGDAFENALGELFGEVAYQAAMGGEVTWNPYSVTAGGLESVFSGVGNLAGLALRGKLHPEGPSPYLEGTSRREGTTTDGGGFDEEKTPLLGIGSGSQTGNTPGSPDKDNTSDSSDASKVSDVDSVFPVGPVDSAAVPSGKDLVMSAVVNGDVKDVKDVKDVRDGTDVKEGVGDGGRGGAGGSVRGGDATGGVPVVWGSGQHRPVTPPPEYSYAVMGFGSDRSVTPPPPYSPVAGGDQTVPGVHNVAGKSGVDVPGMAGVSSVDVSGVESSGVDGPGVLGGRSLDVPAPQTPDSVGERSSAGIPHGSGVSSDAVLPETVTPGSGAVADPDGGAVLPGRESSSGGLTGRDGSSGVDSVAGRGVWHREDAGAGLPDSAVLSVDGWQAVPSLQQHRVVAPLAGLPVDAVRVLVPADVVSGGGLAEFVRGVVADSTGGPVLLVAQGNSNAGVVVSSGQGAALAREVGRKVVAFTPGQGGRGPRWTVFAPDGSRPRPVGGPAGPVPAGGRQSMAGLAEVSTAVPVSGQKTVAAEETPAAQTSAQTSGQAASVVGGARPGATTRSGTDTMRDTGGIPVRPSSVADLHREIDGARQGGWSGDDELAAGWIVRGRHNPRKLVGPLVRDSAEPVAGPKGVGWSRVELRREAVRPVPETIQEERPRRDGTRRRLSWPGGRRADDIASVGGDGRDVVDLPDTGMWVIPVPGVEVDGEVVLPPSGSGLRRRDGGSGLPSVVTGPKRQSRVGPVAGGAGASAGSSRGEAGESSRGVKRRKVDASAAAGAVSGSPGDGGSAVLTPTDQAAQQDPSAERKRKRKEYNAKQYQARKAAAVRVVELEGLKTKRSLSSDEEKELEKLQSKAQTWQKQKESSADWYRVKTAAAARVVELEGLKTKRPLTSDEEKELAELQPKAQQWQKKKEDKAYRRAVKDDAARVVELEALKEQGLLTEEQEAELAELQPKVAQLKQKKKESTATYRRAGKAAAAGVVVLEVLKEQGLLTEEQEAELAELQPKVAQLKQKKKESTATYRRAGKAAAAGVVVLEVLKEQGPLTEEQGVELAELRSKVAGRGRKKKVREVTETGVGGAPVVGRGVGPEGVSGWTGADQDGRDAWSAEVDLDAWLARAVADVDGVQVPPGAADAGVMLGEGAYEEFVATELLAFLGQDAGDEAAGADGAGPVARGDDFAGFLPDYHDWEGSVGWFGGEGTDGLFFGEPFPEDAEWPDAVGSGVWGVSDPVAGGESMGSGYRFVTGVNQANYRCGDERFRVNCLEAVVAFHNSLKFGRQFVAGPAGDRDPARLEEAFGAKARRVAGVAGAEQYVRGGPVGVAVPVIYQRADGSAHVIAAVHAEDRDEQGRVVLLDPQKGEEAEPADVLAATGMWVIPVPVPVPVPVPGAEVDGEVVLPPSGSGLRRQDGGSGLPAVVTGPKRRGGASGPVAGGAGASAGRTRGEAGESSRVSKRRKVDASAAAGAVSGSPGDGGSEVLTPTDQAAQQDPSAERKRKQKEQNAKQYKARKTAAARVVELEGLKTQRSLTSDEEKELEKLQPKAQKWQKQKESAAKYRRAGKAAAVRVVELEGLKTQRQLTSDEEKELAELQPKVAQLKQKQKESDAKYRRAGKAAAARVGVLEALKEQGPLTDEQEKELAALQPKAQTWQKQKEDNADRYRAVKAVAARVGVLEALKEQGPLTDEQEKELAALQPKAQTWQKQKEDNADRYRAVKAVAARVGVLEALKEQGPLTDEQEAELAELQPKVAQLKQKQKESAAKSHRAGKAAAARVVVLEALKEQGPLTDEQEAELAELQPKAQKWQKQKESAAKSHRAGKAAAARVVVLEALKEQGPLTDEQEAELAELRPKAQQWQKKKERFVDWYRAVKAAAARVEELEALKEQGQLTDEQAAELAELRPKAQQWQKKKERFVDWYQARKAAAGVAVLEELKEQGQLTEGQEVELAELRSKVAGRGRKKKDREVTETGVGGVPMVGRGVGPEGVSGWTGAERDGRDAWSAEVDLDAWLAGAVADVDGVQVPPGVADAGVMLGGDVYEEFVATELLGFLGQDAGDEAAGADSAGSVAGDDDFAAFLDEYGGDSVGWFGGEVTDGLFFGEPFPEDAEWPDAVGSGVWGVSDPVAGGESMGSGYRFVTGVNQANYRCGDERFRVNCLEAVVAFHNSLKFGWQFVAGPAGDRDPARLEVAFGAKALRVAGVAGAEQYVRSGPVGVAVPVIYQRADGSAHVIAAVHAEDRDEQGRVVLLDPQKGEEAEPADVLAATGMWVIPVPVPVPVPVPGAEVDGEVVLPPSGSGLRRQDGGSGLPAVVTGPKRRGGASGPVAGGAGASAGRTRGRPARVPGSPSGGRWTHPLLLGLFPGVRVMVGVRCSRRRIRQHSRTRVRNGNGNRRRITRSSTRRERLLPPVLRSWRGWRGR; from the coding sequence ATGTTTTCGTCGATCACGGTGCCGGAGGGGGTGAGGCGGCTTTTTCAGGTGTTGACGGGTGAGGATATGACGGATGCGGATGAGGGTGCGTTGTTCGCGGTGGCGGATGCGTTGGAGTCGGGTGCGGTGGAGGTGGAGGCGATTGAGGGGTTTTTGCGGGAGTTGGTGGGGAAGGTGCGGACGGAGTTTTCGGGGAAGGCGGCGGATCGGTTCGCGGGGGGGTTGGAGGGTTTTGATGGGTTGTTGTCTGCGGGTGGGGGGGTGTTGCGGGAGTTGGCGGTGTTCGTGCGGGATCTGGCGCGGCAGGTGCGGTATTTGAAGTTGGTGACGATTTATGGTTTGGAGTTGCTGTTGGTGGAGATGGCGTGGGCGGTGGCGATGGCGGGCGCGACGGGGGGTGCGTCGATGGCGTGGTTGGCGGCGCGGTTTGCGGTGATGCGGATGTTGTTGTCGCGGTGGTGGGGTCAGTTGTTCATGCGGTTGGCGATGGCGGCGGCGGGTGGTGTGGGGTTCAACGTGCTGCCGGATGTCCAGGCCCAGCTGCAGATGCTGGGTGAGAAGTCCAATGACAAGTGGGATGGGAAGCTGAGCGAGCAGGCGGCGGGGATGGGGGCGTTTTCGGCGTTGGTGTCGCTGCCGATGTCGGCGCTGGGTGGTCTGGTGGGCAACGCGCTGACGAAGGTATTGGTGCGGGCTCTGGGCGATGAGGTGGATCAGGCGATTCTGGAGGCGGCGGTGAGGCGGGCGGTGGCCGAGCATGCGGAGTTGTATCCGGTGTCGGCGATGGCGCGCTTCGCGGATGCGGTGAGCAAGAGTCTGGATGATTATGCGGGGATGTCGGTGCTGGCGATGTGGGCGGCGCGGTTCGCGGAGGAGCTGGGGGATGCGTTTGAGAATGCGTTGGGTGAGTTGTTCGGGGAGGTGGCGTATCAGGCGGCGATGGGCGGGGAGGTGACCTGGAACCCGTACTCGGTGACGGCGGGCGGGCTCGAGTCGGTGTTCAGCGGTGTGGGCAATCTGGCGGGTTTGGCGTTGCGGGGCAAGCTGCATCCGGAAGGCCCGAGCCCGTACCTCGAGGGCACCAGCCGGCGTGAGGGCACCACCACCGATGGTGGTGGGTTTGATGAGGAGAAGACCCCGCTGCTGGGGATAGGGTCCGGGTCGCAGACAGGGAACACCCCTGGCTCCCCGGACAAGGACAACACGTCCGATTCCTCCGATGCCTCGAAGGTGTCCGATGTGGACTCTGTTTTCCCGGTCGGGCCGGTGGATTCGGCTGCGGTGCCCTCCGGCAAAGACCTGGTGATGTCCGCTGTTGTGAATGGCGACGTTAAGGACGTTAAGGACGTTAAGGACGTCAGGGACGGCACGGACGTTAAGGAGGGTGTCGGTGACGGTGGTAGGGGCGGTGCTGGTGGGAGTGTGAGGGGTGGGGACGCGACCGGTGGTGTTCCGGTGGTGTGGGGTTCCGGGCAGCACCGGCCGGTGACTCCGCCACCTGAATATTCTTATGCGGTAATGGGTTTTGGTTCGGACCGGTCGGTGACGCCGCCTCCGCCGTACAGTCCGGTTGCCGGTGGCGATCAGACCGTGCCCGGGGTTCATAACGTGGCCGGGAAGTCTGGTGTGGACGTTCCCGGCATGGCCGGAGTATCTAGTGTGGACGTTTCTGGTGTGGAGAGTTCGGGTGTGGATGGTCCTGGTGTGTTGGGGGGCCGGTCGCTGGATGTGCCTGCGCCGCAGACGCCGGATTCGGTGGGGGAGCGGTCATCGGCGGGTATCCCGCATGGTTCTGGTGTGTCCTCGGATGCCGTGCTGCCGGAGACTGTCACACCAGGGTCTGGGGCGGTGGCGGATCCGGACGGTGGTGCTGTGTTGCCGGGGCGTGAGTCCTCGTCGGGTGGCTTGACCGGCCGGGATGGGTCTTCTGGTGTGGATTCGGTTGCGGGGCGTGGGGTTTGGCATCGTGAGGATGCTGGAGCGGGTCTGCCGGATTCGGCGGTGTTGTCCGTGGATGGGTGGCAGGCGGTGCCGTCTCTGCAGCAGCACCGGGTGGTGGCGCCGCTTGCGGGCTTGCCGGTGGACGCGGTGCGGGTGCTGGTGCCGGCGGATGTGGTGTCTGGTGGCGGGTTGGCGGAGTTCGTGCGGGGTGTTGTTGCGGATTCCACGGGCGGGCCTGTGCTGCTGGTCGCACAGGGCAATTCGAATGCGGGTGTGGTGGTGTCATCGGGTCAGGGTGCGGCTCTGGCGCGGGAGGTGGGGCGGAAGGTTGTCGCGTTCACGCCGGGGCAGGGTGGGCGCGGGCCGCGGTGGACGGTGTTCGCCCCGGATGGTTCTCGGCCCAGGCCGGTGGGCGGGCCCGCTGGCCCGGTGCCGGCCGGGGGACGCCAGAGCATGGCCGGCCTGGCGGAGGTCTCGACAGCGGTTCCGGTCTCCGGTCAGAAGACGGTGGCCGCGGAAGAGACACCGGCTGCCCAGACATCTGCCCAGACATCTGGCCAGGCGGCGTCGGTGGTCGGGGGCGCACGGCCCGGGGCAACGACCAGGTCTGGGACGGACACTATGCGGGATACCGGTGGGATACCGGTGCGGCCGTCGTCGGTGGCGGATCTGCACCGCGAGATCGACGGGGCGAGGCAGGGGGGCTGGTCTGGTGATGACGAGCTGGCGGCGGGGTGGATCGTGCGGGGCAGGCATAACCCCCGGAAGTTGGTGGGCCCGCTGGTGCGAGATTCTGCCGAACCCGTTGCCGGCCCGAAAGGTGTTGGGTGGTCCCGCGTGGAATTGCGGCGCGAGGCGGTGAGACCGGTGCCGGAGACGATCCAGGAGGAACGTCCGAGGCGAGACGGCACACGACGGCGCCTGTCCTGGCCCGGTGGTAGGCGGGCGGATGATATCGCCTCCGTAGGCGGGGATGGGCGAGACGTGGTGGATCTGCCGGACACCGGGATGTGGGTGATTCCGGTGCCGGGGGTGGAAGTGGATGGGGAGGTGGTGTTGCCGCCCAGTGGTTCCGGGCTGCGGCGCCGGGACGGGGGATCCGGGTTGCCGTCAGTGGTGACGGGTCCGAAGCGTCAGTCTCGCGTTGGGCCGGTGGCGGGGGGAGCCGGCGCGAGTGCGGGGAGTTCGCGGGGGGAGGCTGGCGAGAGTTCGCGGGGGGTTAAGCGGCGGAAGGTGGACGCATCCGCTGCTGCTGGGGCTGTTTCCGGGAGTCCGGGTGATGGTGGGAGTGCGGTGCTCACGCCGACGGATCAGGCAGCACAGCAGGACCCGAGTGCGGAACGGAAACGGAAACGGAAGGAATACAACGCGAAGCAGTACCAGGCGAGAAAGGCTGCTGCCGTCCGTGTTGTGGAGTTGGAGGGGTTGAAGACGAAGAGGTCGCTGTCGTCGGATGAGGAGAAGGAGCTGGAGAAGCTCCAGTCGAAGGCGCAGACGTGGCAGAAACAGAAGGAATCTTCCGCGGATTGGTACCGTGTGAAAACGGCTGCTGCCGCCCGTGTTGTGGAGTTGGAGGGATTGAAGACGAAGAGGCCGCTGACGTCGGATGAGGAGAAGGAGCTGGCGGAGCTCCAGCCGAAGGCGCAGCAGTGGCAGAAAAAGAAGGAAGATAAGGCGTATCGCAGGGCGGTAAAGGACGATGCCGCCCGGGTTGTGGAGTTGGAGGCGTTGAAGGAGCAGGGGCTGCTGACTGAGGAGCAGGAGGCGGAGCTGGCGGAGCTCCAGCCGAAGGTGGCGCAGCTGAAGCAGAAAAAGAAGGAATCTACCGCGACGTATCGCAGGGCGGGAAAGGCTGCTGCCGCCGGTGTTGTGGTGTTGGAGGTGTTGAAGGAGCAGGGGCTGCTGACTGAGGAGCAGGAGGCGGAGCTGGCGGAGCTCCAGCCGAAGGTGGCGCAGCTGAAGCAGAAAAAGAAGGAATCTACCGCGACGTATCGCAGGGCGGGAAAGGCTGCTGCCGCCGGTGTTGTGGTGTTGGAGGTGTTGAAGGAGCAGGGGCCGCTGACTGAGGAGCAGGGGGTGGAGCTGGCGGAGCTGCGGTCGAAGGTGGCGGGGCGGGGGCGGAAGAAGAAGGTCCGGGAGGTGACGGAGACCGGGGTGGGTGGGGCCCCGGTGGTCGGGCGGGGTGTGGGGCCGGAGGGGGTATCGGGGTGGACTGGGGCTGATCAGGACGGCCGGGACGCGTGGTCGGCTGAGGTCGATCTGGATGCGTGGCTTGCTCGGGCGGTGGCGGATGTAGATGGGGTGCAGGTGCCCCCAGGTGCGGCGGATGCTGGGGTGATGCTGGGCGAGGGTGCTTATGAGGAGTTTGTCGCGACCGAGTTGCTCGCGTTTCTGGGACAGGATGCCGGGGACGAGGCTGCGGGTGCCGACGGTGCCGGGCCGGTTGCCCGAGGGGATGATTTCGCCGGTTTCCTCCCCGACTACCACGACTGGGAGGGGTCCGTCGGGTGGTTTGGGGGTGAAGGCACTGACGGGCTGTTTTTCGGTGAGCCGTTTCCGGAGGATGCGGAGTGGCCGGATGCGGTGGGGTCTGGAGTGTGGGGGGTTTCAGATCCGGTAGCGGGGGGTGAGTCGATGGGGTCTGGGTATCGGTTCGTGACGGGGGTGAATCAGGCCAATTATCGTTGCGGTGATGAGCGTTTCCGGGTGAACTGCCTGGAGGCGGTGGTGGCGTTTCATAATTCTCTGAAGTTCGGTCGGCAGTTCGTGGCGGGGCCGGCTGGTGATCGGGATCCGGCTCGGTTGGAGGAGGCGTTCGGGGCGAAGGCCCGGCGGGTGGCTGGTGTGGCCGGGGCTGAGCAGTATGTGCGGGGTGGGCCGGTGGGTGTGGCTGTGCCGGTGATTTACCAGCGAGCGGACGGTAGCGCGCATGTGATCGCTGCGGTGCATGCAGAAGACCGCGATGAGCAAGGGCGGGTCGTTCTGCTGGATCCGCAGAAGGGGGAGGAAGCCGAGCCCGCGGATGTCCTGGCTGCGACCGGGATGTGGGTGATTCCGGTGCCGGTGCCGGTGCCGGTGCCGGTGCCGGGGGCGGAAGTGGATGGGGAGGTGGTGTTGCCGCCCAGTGGTTCCGGGCTGCGGCGCCAGGACGGGGGATCCGGGCTGCCCGCCGTGGTGACGGGTCCGAAGCGTCGAGGTGGTGCGTCCGGGCCGGTGGCGGGGGGAGCCGGCGCGAGTGCGGGGAGGACGCGGGGGGAGGCCGGCGAGAGTTCCAGGGTCTCCAAGCGGCGGAAGGTGGACGCATCCGCTGCTGCTGGGGCTGTTTCCGGGAGTCCGGGTGATGGTGGGAGTGAGGTGCTCACGCCGACGGATCAGGCAGCACAGCAGGACCCGAGTGCGGAACGGAAACGGAAACAGAAGGAACAGAACGCGAAGCAATACAAGGCGAGAAAGACCGCTGCCGCCCGGGTTGTGGAGTTGGAGGGGTTGAAGACGCAGAGGTCGCTGACGTCGGATGAGGAGAAGGAGCTGGAGAAGCTCCAGCCGAAGGCGCAGAAGTGGCAGAAACAGAAGGAATCTGCCGCGAAGTATCGCAGGGCGGGAAAGGCTGCTGCCGTCCGTGTTGTGGAGTTGGAGGGGTTGAAGACGCAGAGGCAGCTGACGTCGGATGAGGAGAAGGAGCTGGCGGAGCTCCAGCCGAAGGTGGCGCAGCTGAAGCAGAAACAGAAGGAATCTGACGCGAAGTATCGCAGGGCGGGAAAGGCTGCTGCCGCCCGTGTTGGGGTGTTGGAGGCGTTGAAGGAGCAGGGGCCGCTGACTGACGAGCAGGAGAAGGAGCTGGCGGCGCTCCAGCCGAAGGCGCAGACGTGGCAGAAACAGAAGGAAGATAACGCGGATCGGTACCGGGCGGTAAAGGCTGTTGCTGCCCGTGTTGGGGTGTTGGAGGCGTTGAAGGAGCAGGGGCCGCTGACTGACGAGCAGGAGAAGGAGCTGGCGGCGCTCCAGCCGAAGGCGCAGACGTGGCAGAAACAGAAGGAAGATAACGCGGATCGGTACCGGGCGGTAAAGGCTGTTGCTGCCCGTGTTGGGGTGTTGGAGGCGTTGAAGGAGCAGGGGCCGCTGACTGACGAGCAGGAGGCGGAGCTGGCGGAGCTCCAGCCGAAGGTGGCGCAGCTGAAGCAGAAACAGAAGGAATCTGCCGCGAAGTCTCACCGGGCGGGAAAGGCTGCTGCCGCCCGTGTTGTGGTGTTGGAGGCGTTGAAGGAGCAGGGTCCGCTGACTGACGAGCAGGAGGCGGAGCTGGCGGAGCTCCAGCCGAAGGCGCAGAAGTGGCAGAAACAGAAGGAATCTGCCGCGAAGTCTCACCGGGCGGGAAAGGCTGCTGCCGCCCGTGTTGTGGTGTTGGAGGCGTTGAAAGAGCAGGGGCCGCTGACTGACGAGCAGGAGGCGGAGCTGGCGGAGCTTCGGCCGAAGGCGCAGCAGTGGCAGAAAAAGAAGGAAAGGTTCGTGGATTGGTACCGGGCGGTAAAGGCTGCTGCCGCCCGTGTTGAGGAGTTGGAGGCGTTGAAAGAGCAGGGGCAGCTGACTGACGAGCAGGCGGCGGAGCTGGCGGAGCTTCGGCCGAAGGCGCAGCAGTGGCAGAAAAAGAAGGAAAGGTTCGTGGACTGGTACCAGGCGAGAAAGGCTGCCGCCGGTGTTGCGGTGTTGGAGGAGTTGAAGGAGCAGGGGCAGCTGACTGAGGGGCAGGAGGTGGAGCTGGCGGAGCTCCGGTCGAAGGTGGCGGGGCGGGGGCGGAAGAAGAAGGACCGGGAGGTGACGGAGACCGGGGTGGGTGGGGTTCCGATGGTCGGGCGGGGTGTGGGGCCGGAGGGGGTGTCGGGGTGGACTGGGGCTGAACGGGACGGCCGGGACGCGTGGTCGGCTGAGGTCGATCTGGATGCGTGGCTTGCTGGGGCGGTGGCGGATGTAGATGGGGTGCAGGTGCCCCCAGGTGTGGCGGATGCTGGGGTGATGCTGGGCGGGGACGTTTATGAGGAGTTTGTCGCGACCGAGTTGCTCGGGTTCCTGGGACAGGATGCCGGGGACGAGGCTGCGGGTGCCGACAGTGCTGGGTCGGTTGCCGGGGACGATGATTTCGCTGCGTTCCTTGATGAGTACGGGGGGGATTCCGTCGGGTGGTTTGGGGGTGAAGTCACTGACGGGCTGTTTTTCGGTGAGCCGTTTCCGGAGGATGCGGAGTGGCCGGATGCGGTGGGGTCTGGGGTGTGGGGGGTTTCAGATCCGGTAGCGGGGGGTGAGTCGATGGGGTCTGGGTATCGGTTCGTGACGGGGGTGAATCAGGCCAATTATCGTTGCGGTGATGAGCGTTTCCGGGTGAACTGCCTGGAGGCGGTGGTGGCGTTTCATAATTCTCTGAAGTTCGGTTGGCAGTTCGTGGCGGGGCCGGCTGGTGATCGGGATCCGGCTCGGTTGGAGGTGGCGTTCGGGGCGAAGGCCCTGCGGGTGGCTGGTGTGGCCGGGGCTGAGCAGTATGTGCGGAGTGGGCCGGTGGGTGTGGCTGTGCCGGTGATTTACCAGCGAGCGGACGGTAGCGCGCATGTGATCGCTGCGGTGCATGCAGAAGACCGCGATGAGCAAGGGCGGGTCGTTCTGCTGGATCCGCAGAAGGGGGAGGAAGCCGAGCCCGCGGATGTCCTGGCTGCGACCGGGATGTGGGTGATTCCGGTGCCGGTGCCGGTGCCGGTGCCGGTGCCGGGGGCGGAAGTGGATGGGGAGGTGGTGTTGCCGCCCAGTGGTTCCGGGCTGCGGCGCCAGGACGGGGGATCCGGGCTGCCCGCCGTGGTGACGGGTCCGAAGCGTCGAGGTGGTGCGTCCGGGCCGGTGGCGGGGGGAGCCGGCGCGAGTGCGGGGAGGACGCGGGGGAGGCCGGCGAGAGTTCCAGGGTCTCCAAGCGGCGGAAGGTGGACGCATCCGCTGCTGCTGGGGCTGTTTCCGGGAGTCCGGGTGATGGTGGGAGTGAGGTGCTCACGCCGACGGATCAGGCAGCACAGCAGGACCCGAGTGCGGAACGGAAACGGAAACAGAAGGCGAATAACGCGAAGCAGTACCAGGCGAGAAAGGCTGCTGCCGCCCGTGTTGCGGAGTTGGAGGGGTTGGCGAGGCCGCTGA
- a CDS encoding DUF397 domain-containing protein produces the protein MNTTPPLFAEGEFRKATRSQPDLSCVRVARRDGWVELRDDKAVFGAPDDHRLVFTAEEFDAFLAGAREGRTGGLCLEITRRGVDGMYVFRRRGWEAVELVFTEAELLAFQDGVTNHEFDAVAYTA, from the coding sequence ATGAACACCACCCCGCCGCTATTTGCTGAAGGTGAGTTCCGCAAGGCCACCCGCAGCCAGCCCGATCTGTCGTGTGTACGTGTCGCTCGCCGGGATGGTTGGGTCGAGTTGCGTGATGACAAGGCGGTGTTCGGTGCGCCGGATGACCACCGGCTGGTGTTCACTGCCGAGGAGTTCGACGCCTTCTTAGCCGGTGCTCGCGAGGGCCGGACCGGGGGGCTGTGCTTGGAGATCACCCGTCGCGGCGTGGACGGCATGTACGTGTTCCGCCGTCGCGGTTGGGAAGCTGTCGAGTTGGTGTTCACCGAAGCCGAACTGCTGGCGTTCCAGGACGGCGTCACCAACCACGAATTCGACGCGGTCGCCTACACCGCATAG
- a CDS encoding DDE-type integrase/transposase/recombinase: MDPDLVAAVAAVAGGDKINVSGFCAEHKISRTVFYKYVNRFRQEGAAGFIRRSSAPHRRPTASSARVREAVVRARKQLAEEGRDNGAISIGWRLEELGEVWVPSRATIHRILVDEGHVTPQPRKRPRTRRRFEYTEANGLWQVDGMEFYLAGGEKVCILQILDDHSRLDVGTYAASSQNGDEAWAALQQAFAGYGVPVKVLTDNGLAFSGKHRGSMVDLERRLADWTCSTPPTSSTTTTPVNGSTDPAGTSASPAEGHTRVGDAEGDDAFAESLIDHQHAAVARA, translated from the coding sequence ATGGATCCAGACCTGGTCGCGGCGGTTGCCGCGGTGGCTGGTGGAGACAAGATCAACGTATCGGGGTTCTGTGCTGAGCACAAGATCTCGCGCACGGTGTTCTACAAGTACGTCAACCGGTTCCGGCAGGAGGGCGCGGCGGGGTTCATCCGCCGCTCCTCTGCCCCGCATCGGCGGCCGACGGCGAGCTCGGCGCGGGTGCGTGAGGCGGTCGTGCGGGCCCGCAAACAGCTGGCTGAGGAGGGGCGGGACAACGGGGCCATCTCGATCGGGTGGCGGCTGGAGGAGCTCGGGGAGGTGTGGGTGCCTTCTCGTGCCACGATCCACCGGATTCTGGTCGATGAGGGGCATGTGACCCCGCAGCCCCGCAAACGCCCCCGCACCAGGCGTCGGTTCGAGTACACCGAAGCCAACGGGCTATGGCAGGTCGACGGGATGGAGTTCTACCTCGCCGGTGGCGAGAAGGTGTGCATCCTGCAGATCCTGGACGATCATTCCCGGCTGGACGTGGGAACCTACGCCGCCTCCAGCCAAAACGGGGACGAGGCGTGGGCAGCGTTGCAGCAGGCCTTCGCCGGCTACGGGGTACCAGTGAAGGTCCTCACCGACAATGGTCTGGCGTTCTCCGGTAAGCACCGCGGGAGCATGGTCGACCTCGAACGCCGCTTGGCCGACTGGACGTGCAGCACGCCGCCGACGTCCTCGACGACGACTACGCCCGTGAACGGATCAACTGATCCGGCCGGTACGTCAGCGAGTCCCGCGGAGGGGCATACCCGCGTCGGCGACGCCGAGGGCGATGACGCGTTCGCAGAAAGTCTCATCGACCATCAGCACGCCGCCGTCGCGAGAGCATGA
- a CDS encoding DUF5753 domain-containing protein, giving the protein MAIIRTVKKLLLGREIAHMIDTARISQTEAAKLIETSQSRINALIGGTGAIAPGDLMLLASKLGFTDEGYQEALREMRRDNHKRGFWSAGHNRAYDEEVRLLVDLEKHADQIRWSQVEVIPGLLQCEAYVRAMYADLPEIDGLTLDERVNARLARKDILDKSEAPSLRFVLSESCLRRMWGGRREVIRQQLDHMIKLSNRENVMIQVMPYESAPGRKSPIGNNFVLLHVPSPGQAGPLELAYVEGVAEIRYIDDKKALAAHDTAWARLSTAALNFAETRKFLAQVAREFKE; this is encoded by the coding sequence ATGGCAATCATCCGTACGGTAAAGAAGTTGCTGCTCGGACGCGAGATCGCGCACATGATCGATACTGCGCGCATCTCGCAGACTGAAGCTGCCAAGTTGATCGAGACGAGCCAGAGCCGGATCAATGCGCTTATCGGCGGCACCGGCGCCATCGCGCCTGGTGACTTGATGCTGTTGGCGTCGAAGCTCGGCTTCACTGACGAGGGCTACCAGGAAGCGTTGCGCGAAATGCGGCGCGACAACCACAAGCGGGGCTTCTGGAGCGCAGGGCACAACCGCGCCTACGACGAGGAGGTGCGCCTGCTGGTTGATCTCGAGAAACACGCGGATCAGATTCGCTGGTCCCAGGTCGAAGTCATCCCTGGCCTGCTGCAGTGCGAAGCGTACGTACGGGCCATGTATGCGGATCTGCCCGAGATCGACGGCTTGACGCTTGACGAGCGTGTGAACGCCCGTCTTGCTCGAAAAGACATCCTCGACAAGTCCGAGGCGCCGTCCTTGAGGTTCGTGCTTTCCGAGTCCTGCTTGCGTCGGATGTGGGGCGGCAGGCGTGAGGTCATACGCCAGCAGCTTGACCACATGATCAAGCTCTCGAATCGAGAGAACGTCATGATCCAGGTGATGCCCTACGAGTCCGCTCCTGGGCGCAAGTCACCGATCGGCAATAACTTTGTGCTGCTTCATGTTCCTTCGCCGGGCCAGGCCGGACCCCTGGAACTGGCGTACGTCGAAGGCGTGGCCGAGATCCGATACATCGATGACAAGAAGGCGCTCGCTGCGCACGACACTGCTTGGGCCCGACTGAGTACTGCCGCTCTGAACTTTGCCGAGACCCGCAAGTTCCTTGCACAGGTCGCACGAGAGTTCAAGGAATAG